A single window of Lutzomyia longipalpis isolate SR_M1_2022 chromosome 1, ASM2433408v1 DNA harbors:
- the LOC129797823 gene encoding pinin: MGTVIVDTYDDLQEKLNEARSRLKGLNDNIRRVIGRDVVQFPPRVDRKRPYESEFGAKDNVVVKRRFNNDTKSVFSRLSGPPHRDDDVEAKPKVFSRVIKELPTREEIVAAQGLDEQSKARNKRMFAVSLLGTLQKFCQEESRLKPKEEKKAQIEKRLEDQARREKINMEKERKSLFNDRKQQQLQIRLLEQKMSKMQEQKDWEVSQKPLVHFIKTKTKPHLFYKPKIVCKKTEKKLAESRAEIEKTIETKRNSVREEIADMEKRYRAEAYQQADDLPQRGQESSGRDVDSDGEPHSSNGHTDEEMDGQHRSARMRGRLGPAKNDDGGPLKTLFKKEDSKDNVKMIISVVNDQAITN; the protein is encoded by the exons ATGGGTACGGTGATTGTGGACACGTATGATGATCTTCAGGAGAAGCTGAATGAGGCGCGGTCGCGTCTAAAGGGTCTCAATGACAATATAAGGCGTGTTATTGGTCGCGATGTCGTCCAGTTCCCACCGAG AGTCGACAGAAAGCGGCCGTACGAGTCAGAATTCGGGGCAAAAGACAACGTTGTGGTGAAGAGGCGCTTCAATAATGACACAAAATCCGTCTTCAGTCGCCTCTCGGGACCCCCACATCGTGATGATGACGTAGAGGCAAAGCCCAAGGTGTTCTCGCGCGTGATAAAGGAGCTCCCGACACGCGAAGAGATTGTTGCGGCTCAGGGACTCGATGAACAGTCCAAGGCACGCAATAAACGCATGTTCGCCGTAAGTCTCCTGGGAACCCTGCAGAAGTTCTGCCAGGAGGAGTCCCGGTTGAAACcgaaggaagagaagaaggCACAAATTGAGAAGCGACTCGAGGATCAGGCACGTCGTGAGAAGATTAACATGGAGAAGGAGCGAAAGAGTTTATTCAACGATCGGAAGCAACAGCAGCTGCAGATTCGTCTTTTAGAGCAGAAAATGAGTAAGATGCAGGAGCAAAAGGATTGGGAGGTGTCTCAGAAGCCCCTTGTGCACTTTATCAAGACAAAAACCAAGCCACATCTCTTCTACAAACCCAAGATTGTGTGCAAGAAGACGGAGAAGAAGCTTGCCGAAAGTAGAGCAGAGATTGAGA AAACAATTGAGACAAAGCGAAATAGCGTGCGGGAAGAGATTGCCGATATGGAGAAGCGCTACAGAGCCGAAGCGTATCAGCAAGCAGATGATCTGCCACAACGAGGGCAGGAATCATCGGGACGGGATGTGGATTCAGATGGGGAGCCACACAGCTCCAATGGGCACACTGATGAAGAAATGGATGGGCAGCATAGAAGTGCACGGATGCGGGGACGCCTGGGACCGGCCAAAAATGACGACGGTGGGCCCCTGAAGACGTTGTTCAAGAAAGAAGACTCCAAGgataatgtgaaaatgatcATTTCCGTGGTGAATGATCAAGCTATAACTAACTGA
- the LOC129786880 gene encoding uncharacterized protein LOC129786880, which translates to MGNTCWKRRVAPAKDDPLNILLLGLDGAGKTTLGQSLLKPRPTAPPKPTTGCQVFPLRVHGHRVELTEVGGREDVRPLWRHYFLDALGLIFIVDGSKWQRLAEARDILQQLMQNELLQTKPLLVLVNKQDHPNAVDHLDVIDFFNLSDYANAFKTPTHVLGVCALEEASKNRTTEGINWLVGNIKTNHDALRRRNNILREIVNHKSKKGRTSIIRTLSARVRRKKRSLGRKLTRKRPKTAPTPQD; encoded by the exons ATGGGGAATACCTGCTGGAAGCGTCGTGTGGCTCCTGCCAAAGACGATCCCCTAAATATTCTTCTATTAGGCTTAGATGGTGCAGGGAAGACAACCCTCGGTCAGAGTTTGCTAAAACCTCGCCCAACGGCTCCACCGAAGCCCACAACAGGCTGCCAAGTGTTCCCCCTTCGAGTTCACGGGCACCGCGTGGAGCTAACCGAAGTGGGTGGTCGTGAGGATGTGCGACCCCTGTGGCGGCACTACTTCCTCGATGCTCTCGGATTAATCTTCATTGTGGACGGGAGCAAGTGGCAACGTCTAGCTGAAGCTCGTGACATCCTCCAGCAACTCATGCAGAATGAACTTCTGCAGACAAAACCCCTCCTTGTGCTTGTCAACAAGCAAGATCACCCCAATGCCGTTGATCATCTCGACGtaattgatttcttcaatCTCTCAGACTATGCGAATGCCTTCAAGACCCCAACGCACGTTCTTGGCGTGTGTGCCCTCGAGGAGGCATCAAAGAATCGCACGACAGAAGGAATAAATTGGCTCGTAGGCAACATTAAGACCAATCATGATGCTCTCAGACGACGCAATAACATCTTGCGGGAAATTGTGAATCACAAAAGCAAAAAAGGACGAACATCCATCATTAGGACACTCAGTGCTAGGGTCAGGAGGAAG AAACGTTCATTAGGTCGAAAATTAACCCGAAAGCGCCCCAAGACAGCTCCCACACCACAAGATTGA